In Nicotiana tabacum cultivar K326 chromosome 2, ASM71507v2, whole genome shotgun sequence, the following proteins share a genomic window:
- the LOC107767328 gene encoding thymidylate kinase-like isoform X1 — translation MTHACIFNITRTLNLKVEETLFSGRSFVPKVISTFPRKFGTWAAWFSLKCSLDLSLPFKPLRLIHMENKEHSSSRGALIVLEGLDRCGKTSQSGRLYKYLDEQGHSVESWRFPDRNTGVGQMISSYLANESQLDDHAIHLLFSANRWEKRSLMEGKLRSGTTLIVDRYSYSGVAFSSAKGLDIEWCKAPEIGLLAPDLVVYLDISPEKAADRGGYGGERYEQLEFQKKVARSYLALRDSSWKVIDATLPVEDIEKKLREVILDCMMACHKGKPLSQLWPS, via the exons ATGACACATGCCTGCATTTTCAACATCACAAGGACATT GAATTTAAAAGTGGAGGAAACTTTGTTCTCCGGCAGAAGCTTTGTACCAAAGGTGATTTCTACTTTCCCGAGAAAATTTGGAACTTGGGCAGCTTGGTTTTCATTGAAGTGTAGCTTGGATTTGAGTTTACCTTTTAAGCCTTTGAGACTAATTCATATGGAGAACAAAGAGCACAGCAGTTCCAGAGGTGCCTTAATTGTTTTAGAAGGTCTGGACCGCTGTGGAAAGACATCTCAATCTGGCAGACTGTACAAATACTTGGATGAGCAGGGACATTCAGTTGAGTCGTGGAGATTTCCTGACAGAAATACAGGTGTGGGGCAAATGATTTCTTCTTATCTTGCTAATGAGTCGCAGTTGGATGACCATGCAATACATCTTCTCTTCAGTGCTAATCGTTGGGAGAAGAG ATCATTAATGGAGGGCAAGCTGAGGAGTGGAACTACTCTCATTGTTGATCGCTATTCTTATTCTGGGGTGGCATTTTCATCTGCCAAGGGACTTGATATTGAATGGTGTAAG GCCCCAGAAATAGGATTGTTAGCTCCAGATCTGGTTGTATACCTCGACATATCACCTGAG AAAGCTGCTGATAGAGGAGGCTATGGAGGTGAAAGATACGAGCAGCTTGAGTTTCAGAAAAAGGTCGCCAGATCTTATTTGGCTCTTCGTGATTCCTCGTGGAAG GTTATAGATGCAACCCTTCCAGTTGAAGATATAGAGAAAAAGCTTAGAGAGGTTATTCTTGACTGTATGATGGCATGCCACAAAGGGAAACCATTGTCTCAGTTATGGCCATCATAG
- the LOC107767328 gene encoding thymidylate kinase-like isoform X2 — translation MTHACIFNITRTLSFVPKVISTFPRKFGTWAAWFSLKCSLDLSLPFKPLRLIHMENKEHSSSRGALIVLEGLDRCGKTSQSGRLYKYLDEQGHSVESWRFPDRNTGVGQMISSYLANESQLDDHAIHLLFSANRWEKRSLMEGKLRSGTTLIVDRYSYSGVAFSSAKGLDIEWCKAPEIGLLAPDLVVYLDISPEKAADRGGYGGERYEQLEFQKKVARSYLALRDSSWKVIDATLPVEDIEKKLREVILDCMMACHKGKPLSQLWPS, via the exons ATGACACATGCCTGCATTTTCAACATCACAAGGACATT AAGCTTTGTACCAAAGGTGATTTCTACTTTCCCGAGAAAATTTGGAACTTGGGCAGCTTGGTTTTCATTGAAGTGTAGCTTGGATTTGAGTTTACCTTTTAAGCCTTTGAGACTAATTCATATGGAGAACAAAGAGCACAGCAGTTCCAGAGGTGCCTTAATTGTTTTAGAAGGTCTGGACCGCTGTGGAAAGACATCTCAATCTGGCAGACTGTACAAATACTTGGATGAGCAGGGACATTCAGTTGAGTCGTGGAGATTTCCTGACAGAAATACAGGTGTGGGGCAAATGATTTCTTCTTATCTTGCTAATGAGTCGCAGTTGGATGACCATGCAATACATCTTCTCTTCAGTGCTAATCGTTGGGAGAAGAG ATCATTAATGGAGGGCAAGCTGAGGAGTGGAACTACTCTCATTGTTGATCGCTATTCTTATTCTGGGGTGGCATTTTCATCTGCCAAGGGACTTGATATTGAATGGTGTAAG GCCCCAGAAATAGGATTGTTAGCTCCAGATCTGGTTGTATACCTCGACATATCACCTGAG AAAGCTGCTGATAGAGGAGGCTATGGAGGTGAAAGATACGAGCAGCTTGAGTTTCAGAAAAAGGTCGCCAGATCTTATTTGGCTCTTCGTGATTCCTCGTGGAAG GTTATAGATGCAACCCTTCCAGTTGAAGATATAGAGAAAAAGCTTAGAGAGGTTATTCTTGACTGTATGATGGCATGCCACAAAGGGAAACCATTGTCTCAGTTATGGCCATCATAG